One Myxococcota bacterium DNA segment encodes these proteins:
- the rpsP gene encoding 30S ribosomal protein S16, translating to MVKIRLTRAGAKKRPFYRIVAIDERKARDGRPLEFLGTYDPKTKPEQVSLRSEAIDAWVAKGAQLSPTVKSLIRRAGRHAAGGAA from the coding sequence ATGGTAAAGATCCGACTGACGCGCGCTGGCGCGAAGAAGCGTCCCTTCTACCGCATCGTCGCCATCGACGAACGCAAGGCGAGGGATGGCCGACCGCTCGAGTTCCTCGGGACCTACGACCCGAAGACGAAGCCCGAGCAGGTTTCGCTGCGATCCGAAGCGATCGACGCCTGGGTGGCGAAGGGTGCGCAGCTCTCGCCCACGGTGAAGTCGCTGATTCGTCGCGCGGGTCGCCACGCGGCTGGCGGAGCGGCCTGA
- a CDS encoding KH domain-containing protein, with protein MAKPAELVEFLAKGIVDNADDIAVREEDGGRLLELETHPDDRGRVIGRQGRVAKAMRALLGVSRNGADCRLDIVD; from the coding sequence ATGGCGAAGCCCGCCGAACTGGTCGAGTTCCTCGCGAAGGGCATCGTCGACAACGCCGACGACATCGCCGTGCGCGAGGAAGACGGCGGACGCCTGCTCGAGCTCGAGACGCATCCCGACGATCGCGGTCGCGTGATCGGTCGTCAGGGGCGGGTGGCGAAGGCCATGCGGGCACTGCTCGGAGTGTCGCGCAATGGGGCGGACTGCCGACTCGACATCGTCGACTGA
- the rimM gene encoding ribosome maturation factor RimM (Essential for efficient processing of 16S rRNA), producing the protein MGRTADSTSSTEKSGRVLAPAPDGVVLGRVVGVHGLRGELRVRLLDEHDRNLRVAPRVRLAERQGDPKAVEARVRAVGKGRRGEARLSLEGLDDRDTAESHVGRVVLGDAEHLVPLETGEFYQYELVGCRVEDGNGATLGTVHGFWETGAPDVMLVRDDSGHEVLIPAAESWLREVDVLEKRLRVELPDGLLSAAEEDATDGD; encoded by the coding sequence ATGGGGCGGACTGCCGACTCGACATCGTCGACTGAGAAATCCGGACGCGTACTGGCACCGGCTCCGGACGGAGTGGTGCTCGGGCGCGTCGTCGGGGTGCACGGACTTCGCGGAGAACTGCGGGTGCGCCTCCTCGACGAACACGACCGAAACCTGCGGGTCGCACCTCGCGTGCGTCTCGCCGAACGACAGGGGGATCCGAAAGCAGTCGAAGCCCGCGTGCGGGCGGTCGGCAAGGGACGGCGCGGAGAAGCGCGGCTCTCGCTGGAAGGCCTCGACGATCGCGACACCGCAGAGTCGCACGTCGGTCGGGTCGTTCTGGGTGACGCGGAACATCTGGTTCCTCTCGAAACCGGCGAGTTCTACCAGTACGAACTGGTGGGCTGCCGGGTCGAAGACGGGAACGGAGCGACACTCGGGACGGTGCATGGGTTCTGGGAAACCGGGGCTCCCGACGTGATGCTGGTCCGAGACGACTCGGGCCACGAGGTGCTGATCCCGGCGGCCGAGTCCTGGCTCCGCGAAGTCGACGTCCTCGAGAAGCGCTTGCGCGTCGAGCTCCCAGACGGGCTCCTGAGCGCGGCCGAAGAGGATGCGACCGATGGCGACTGA